In one Nicotiana sylvestris chromosome 8, ASM39365v2, whole genome shotgun sequence genomic region, the following are encoded:
- the LOC104232438 gene encoding probable glutathione S-transferase parC — protein MENEVILLNFWPSMFGMRVKVALAEKEIKYEYKEEDLFTAKSPLLLKINPIHKKVPVLIHNGKIVCESLIVVEYIDEVWNDKAPLLPSDPYERAQARFWADYTDKLYDYGRKIWATKREELKEAKKELIDPLKLLELEVLGDKPYFGGENFGFVDIALIGFYCWFYTYENFANFSIEAECPKLAAWGKRCMQRESVSKSLPDPYKIYEVLLEFRKNYGVE, from the exons ATGGAGAATGAGGTGATTCTATTGAACTTTTGGCCTAGTATGTTTGGAATGAGAGTAAAGGTTGCACTAGCTGAAAAGGAGATCAAATATGAATATAAGGAAGAAGATTTGTTTACTGCTAAAAGTCCTTTGCTTCTGAAAATAAATCCAATCCACAAAAAAGTCCCAGTTTTAATTCACAATGGAAAAATTGTTTGTGAATCTCTAATTGTAGTTGAATATATTGATGAAGTTTGGAATGACAAAGCTCCATTGTTACCCTCTGATCCTTATGAGAGAGCACAAGCTAGGTTCTGGGCTGATTACACTGATAAG TTATATGATTATGGGAGAAAAATATGGGCaaccaaaagagaagagttgaaggaAGCTAAGAAAGAATTGATAGATCCACTCAAGTTACTAGAGCTAGAAGTATTAGGAGACAAGCCGTACTTTGGAGGTGAAAACTTTGGTTTTGTGGATATTGCCTTGATTGGATTCTACTGCTGGTTTTATACATATGAGAATTTTGCCAACTTCAGCATAGAGGCCGAGTGCCCGAAACTTGCTGCTTGGGGCAAGAGATGTATGCAGAGGGAGAGTGTCTCCAAATCTCTGCCCGACCCTTATAAGATTTATGAGGTACTACTAGAATTTAGAAAGAATTATGGAGTAGAATAA
- the LOC104232440 gene encoding probable glutathione S-transferase translates to MENDEVILLDFWASMLGMRVRIALAEKEIKYEYKEEDLLRMNPIHKKIPVLIHNGKPICESIIAVEYIDEVWKDKTPLLLPFVPYVRAQARFWGDYIDKMYDFGRKIWTTKGEEHEEGKKKFIDSLKLMELEALGEKPYIGGENFGFVDIALIGFYSCFYAYETFGNFSIEAECPKLVAWGKRCMQRESVSTSLADPHKIYEMLQVFRKNHGME, encoded by the exons ATGGAGAATGATGAGGTGATTCTATTGGATTTCTGGGCTAGCATGTTAGGAATGAGGGTAAGGATAGCACTAGCCGAAAAAGAGATCAAATATGAGTACAAGGAAGAAGACTTGTTAAGAATGAATCCAATTCACAAGAAAATCCCAGTTTTGATTCACAATGGAAAACCTATTTGTGAATCTATCATTGCAGTTGAGTACATTGATGAGGTTTGGAAGGACAAAACTCCATTGTTATTGCCCTTTGTTCCTTATGTGAGAGCACAAGCTAGGTTCTGGGGTGACTACATTGACAAG ATGTATGATTTTGGGCGAAAAATATGGACAACCAAAGGAGAAGAGCATGAGGAAGGAAAGAAGAAATTTATAGATTCACTCAAGTTAATGGAGCTAGAAGCATTGGGAGAAAAGCCTTACATTGGAGGGGAAAACTTTGGTTTTGTGGATATTGCCCTGATTGGATTCTACAGCTGTTTTTATGCCTATGAGACCTTTGGTAACTTCAGCATAGAGGCCGAGTGCCCCAAGCTCGTCGCTTGGGGCAAGAGATGTATGCAGAGGGAGAGCGTCTCGACGTCTCTAGCTGACCCTCATAAGATATATGAGATGCTACAAGTATTTAGAAAGAATCATGGAATGGAATAA